The Rhodoflexus caldus genome has a window encoding:
- a CDS encoding 3-hydroxyanthranilate 3,4-dioxygenase, with translation MPLARPFNLKQWIDEHRHLLKPPVGNQQVFTDNEDYIVMVVGGPNARKDFHYNESEEFFYQLEGDMNLRVIEDGKPVDIPIREGEIFLLPARVPHCPQRKPNTIGLVIERYRRPGEKDGFLWFCENCGNLLYEEYFELTDIVKQLPPLMNKFYDSQALCTCKKCGTVMHRPIPQPVES, from the coding sequence ATGCCTCTTGCCAGACCTTTCAACCTCAAGCAATGGATAGACGAGCACCGTCATCTGCTCAAACCGCCTGTGGGCAATCAGCAAGTTTTTACCGACAATGAAGACTACATTGTTATGGTAGTAGGCGGCCCAAACGCCCGCAAAGATTTTCACTACAACGAAAGTGAGGAGTTCTTTTACCAATTAGAAGGCGATATGAACCTGCGCGTGATAGAAGACGGCAAACCGGTAGATATCCCCATTCGCGAGGGGGAGATTTTTCTGCTGCCGGCGCGTGTACCACATTGCCCACAGCGAAAGCCCAATACAATCGGGTTGGTAATTGAGCGCTACCGCCGCCCGGGAGAAAAAGACGGGTTTCTGTGGTTTTGCGAAAACTGCGGCAATTTGCTCTACGAAGAATATTTTGAACTGACCGATATTGTAAAACAATTGCCGCCACTGATGAATAAGTTTTACGATTCACAGGCGCTTTGCACCTGCAAAAAGTGCGGAACCGTTATGCACCGCCCGATACCGCAACCTGTTGAATCATAA